The sequence ACCATGGCGGAGTAGCCGAGCAGGCTGACCACGGCGAGCGTCAGCGCCAGCAAGAGGCCCGGCAGCGCCTCGGGGATCAGCACCTTGAGCACGATCTGGAGCGGGGATGCACCGAACGAGGACGCGGTCTCGATCAGACCGCCATCGACCTCGCGGATCGCAGCCTCGACGAGGCGTGCGATGAACGGCGCCGAAGCGATGGTCAGCGGCACGATCGCCGCGGTCGAGCCGATCGAGGTGCCGGCGACGAGCCGCGTGAACGGGATGATGGCGACGACCAGGATGATGAAGGGCGTGGAGCGCGTCGCATTGACGACGGCGCCGAGCAGACGATTGACGACGGGCGCCGCGAAAAGCTCGCCCTTCCGGCTGGTGGCGAGGAAGACGCCGAGCGGCAGGCCGAAGGCGGTGCCGAGAGCTGCCGCGATGCCGACCATGTACAGGCTCTCACCCGTGGCCTGGATGATCAGATTGATGAGTTCAGGCGACATAGCCGAGATGCTCCGCCGAGAATTGATATTGAGAGAGCCAGGCGAGAACCCGCGCCTGCACGTCCTCGCTGCCGGGGACACCGAGAACGAGCGAGCCGACATGCTGGCCGCCGATCTCGTCGATGCGGGCCGACAGCAGCGCGACGTCGAGGCCGAGCTCGCGCGCGAGCCGCGCCACCACCGTGTCGCCGGCCCCTGCCCCACGCACCTGCACGCGGATCACGGCCTGCCCGCCCGCGGGCGACTCCGCCACGATCCGGCTCGCCAGCGAGACCGGCAGGCTGTCGCCGACCACTTCGGCCAGGAAGGACTGCGTGATCGGATGTCTGGGATGGGTGAAGATGTCGGCGACATGGCCGCTCTCGACGACGTGGCCGGCATCGAGCACCACCACTTCCTTGGCGAGCTGGCGCACCACGGACATTTCGTGGGTGATGAGCACGATGGTGACCCCGAGCTCGCGGTTGATGTTGGCGAGCAGATCGAGGATCGCGCGCGTGGTCTGCGGGTCGAGCGCCGAGGTCGCCTCATCCGACAGCAGCACGCTCGGCCGCGTCGCCAGGGCTCGCGCGATGCCGACGCGCTGCTTCTGGCCGCCGGAGAGCTCGGAAGGGTAGCGGTCGTGCTTGTCCGCGATGCCGACCAGCGCGAGCAGCTCGGTCACCCGGGCCTTGATATCGGCCCTGGCCCAGCCGGCGATCTCGAGCGGCAGCGCGATGTTGTCGGCCGCGGTGCGCGAGGACAGCAGGTTGAAGTGCTGGAAGATCATGCCGATCGAGCGCTGCGCCAGCCGCAACTCGCGCCCAGCCAGGGCCGAGATGTCCCTGTTGTCCACGATCACGCGGCCTGTGGTCGGCTTCTCCAGCCCGTTGATCAGGCGCACCAGGCTCGACTTGCCGGCGCCGGAGCGGCCGATCACACCGGTGATGGAACCGCGCGGAATGGCGAAGTCGATGTTTTGCAGCGCGTTGACGCCGGGCTTGCCGCGATAGGCCGGATAGGTCTTCGAGATGCTTTCGAAACGGACCATCGCGTCCGGCTCGGTCGCAGCGGGTGAAATCGCTTCAAGCGTGTCGATCGGCTGTCCGATCGCGAGCGATTGGTGGGCGTTCATGGCGGCGGCCTTCATGCACAATAGTTCGCGTTCCCCGGGGCACGGGAACCGGGTCGCATCGAGCGACGGGGAGTGAAACGTCGGCGAGGGTCCGGAAGGAACGCGCTGCACCGCAGCACGCACCATCGCCTTTTCCGGTCTTTCTTGCAATTTCAGATATTTGACGGGAGTTGGACGAAGATTTCCCGATCCCTCCCCGGAGAAGAATATTCCTCCGCCGACTCCCGCCCGGCTCACCGCATCTGCAACCAGGGCAGAACAATCAAGAGCAGGCCGGCGAAATAGAGCAGCCCGAAGATCAGCCCAAAGCCCCAAAACTGGCCCTTCCCGATATATCCGCTGCCGAAATACATCGGCGCCGGCCCGGTCGCATAAGGCGAGATCACGCCCATCAGGCCGAGCGAATACATGCAGAGCATCGCGAGTGTGGTGACCGGCAGACCAGGGATGCCCGATCCGACCGCGAGCACCACCGGCAGCACGGCGGCGGCGTGCGAGGTGATGCTCGAGAAGAAATAGTGGATCCAGAAGAACAGCGCGACCAGGAGCAGCATCGCGGTAAAGGGCGAGAGCCCGGCGAGCGGTTTTGCGTATTCGGTCGCGAACCATTTGATGAAGCCGATCTCGTTGAGGCCCGAGGCCAGCGTCAGCAGCGAGGTGAAATAGAAGAACACCTCCCAGGCGCTTTTCTCGCTGACGATGTCGGCGAACTCGATCACGCCGGTCACCAGCATCAGGGAGATCACGATGAACACGACGGTGGTGGCGTTGACGAAGTTGGAGCCGATACCGGGAACGTGGATGTCCGGGCTCGAGCCCGCGATCCACAGGAACATCGCCAGCACGATCAGGGCCAGCATGATCCACTCGTTGCGCGACATCGGGCCCATCTCGCTGAGCTCCTTCGCCGCCCATTCGGTGATCTCCGGGCTGCGCTTCACCTCGGGCCGGCAGACCAGATAGCTGAGCAGAGGCACGACGATCATGAGAAGAAGCCCGAGCGGGGCAAAGCCCATGAACCATTGCGCCCAGCTCACCTCGACGCCGACGGTCTTCTTGGCGATCGCCAGCGCCGCCGCATTGGGCGCGAGCGCGGTGAAGAACAGCGAGCTGGTGATCGCGGTCGCGGCGAAGGCGGTCCACATCACGTAGGTGCCGATCTTGCCGGCGGTCGGACCGGGCTCCGAGCCGTAGATGCGCGGGATGTTGCTGATGATGGGATAGACGATGCCGCCGCTGCGCGCGGTGTTGGAGGGCGTCGCCGGCGCGAGCAGGAAGTCCGACATCGCGACCGCATAGCCGAGGCCGAGCGTGTTGCGGCCGAGCCGCTGCACCAGCACAAGCGCGATACGCCGGCCGAGCTGGCTCTTGCGGTAACCGATCGAGAACACGAAGGCGCCGACGATCAGCCACACCGTGCTCTCGGCAAAACCCGCCAGCATCCAGCGCAGCGATTTGCCGGGATCGGGATCGATATAGCCGGCGACGCCTGCGACCGTCAGGCCGATGAAGCCGACCGCGCCGACCGGCATCGATTCCAGGATGAGCCCGGTGATGACGGCCGCGAAAACGGCAAAATAGTGCCACTGATTGACGTTGAGCCCCGTGGGCACGGGCCACACATAGATCGCCAGCCACACCACGAGCGGCGCGATCAGCTTCCAGCGAAACCCTTTTGCTTCAGGCGCCTGCGAACCAGCGGCCATGGGCCCTCCCCTCGATTGCCGTCACATCGTGCGCCCGTTGGCCGGGCCGTTCTTGTCCCAGCTCGGCGTATACGAACTGTCCGCAGCGCGATCAATGGCCAGACTCGGGTTCTGTCGCTCCGCGCCCGATTTTTCCGTGGGCTCACAAATGCCCGGTGCGCCGATGCTCCGGCTC is a genomic window of Bradyrhizobium sp. CB1717 containing:
- a CDS encoding DASS family sodium-coupled anion symporter produces the protein MAAGSQAPEAKGFRWKLIAPLVVWLAIYVWPVPTGLNVNQWHYFAVFAAVITGLILESMPVGAVGFIGLTVAGVAGYIDPDPGKSLRWMLAGFAESTVWLIVGAFVFSIGYRKSQLGRRIALVLVQRLGRNTLGLGYAVAMSDFLLAPATPSNTARSGGIVYPIISNIPRIYGSEPGPTAGKIGTYVMWTAFAATAITSSLFFTALAPNAAALAIAKKTVGVEVSWAQWFMGFAPLGLLLMIVVPLLSYLVCRPEVKRSPEITEWAAKELSEMGPMSRNEWIMLALIVLAMFLWIAGSSPDIHVPGIGSNFVNATTVVFIVISLMLVTGVIEFADIVSEKSAWEVFFYFTSLLTLASGLNEIGFIKWFATEYAKPLAGLSPFTAMLLLVALFFWIHYFFSSITSHAAAVLPVVLAVGSGIPGLPVTTLAMLCMYSLGLMGVISPYATGPAPMYFGSGYIGKGQFWGFGLIFGLLYFAGLLLIVLPWLQMR
- a CDS encoding methionine ABC transporter permease, whose protein sequence is MSPELINLIIQATGESLYMVGIAAALGTAFGLPLGVFLATSRKGELFAAPVVNRLLGAVVNATRSTPFIILVVAIIPFTRLVAGTSIGSTAAIVPLTIASAPFIARLVEAAIREVDGGLIETASSFGASPLQIVLKVLIPEALPGLLLALTLAVVSLLGYSAMVGAVGGGGLGDLGIRYGYQRFMPEMMLAVVVVLIALVQLVQSAGDYLARRVNRRLRHR
- a CDS encoding methionine ABC transporter ATP-binding protein; amino-acid sequence: MNAHQSLAIGQPIDTLEAISPAATEPDAMVRFESISKTYPAYRGKPGVNALQNIDFAIPRGSITGVIGRSGAGKSSLVRLINGLEKPTTGRVIVDNRDISALAGRELRLAQRSIGMIFQHFNLLSSRTAADNIALPLEIAGWARADIKARVTELLALVGIADKHDRYPSELSGGQKQRVGIARALATRPSVLLSDEATSALDPQTTRAILDLLANINRELGVTIVLITHEMSVVRQLAKEVVVLDAGHVVESGHVADIFTHPRHPITQSFLAEVVGDSLPVSLASRIVAESPAGGQAVIRVQVRGAGAGDTVVARLARELGLDVALLSARIDEIGGQHVGSLVLGVPGSEDVQARVLAWLSQYQFSAEHLGYVA